One part of the Denticeps clupeoides chromosome 16, fDenClu1.1, whole genome shotgun sequence genome encodes these proteins:
- the LOC114765732 gene encoding UDP-glucuronosyltransferase 2A1-like has product MKILIEALHSKGHSITVLQSDKSWYIKEDPLFYETITVPVKASLDEKMLEEDFVKLIDLLWAEGSVINFLRLFIDMMMKYKDIHIILKEMIVNMLEDQRLMKSLRDRNYDVVITDPCWGGGTVLAHYLKLPLVYNVRWLTTGEGHFAIAPSPISYIPLTGSGLTDKMTFIQRVKNMLYFVLLIIQERFTVRPIYQEVCDKYLGPGADFYMLMQAADIWLMRVDFVFEFPRPTMPNVFYMGGFQCKPGGPLPQHLEDFVESSGEHGVILMSLGSFISKLPSSLTDEIAAAFAELPQKVIWRHTGDKPATLGNNTLLVNWLPQNDLLGHPKVKAFVAHGGTNGVQEALYHGVPVVGLPLFFDQYDNLLRLQERGGARILSGTKLDKTVFLQALQEVLHDPSYRVNMQRLSRLHKDQPMKPLDQAIFWIEFVMRHKGAAHLRTESYKMPWYAYHSLDVIGFLAIMAFTAVFLTVICVRCICCRLCLKRKSKIE; this is encoded by the coding sequence ATGAAGATCCTCATCGAGGCTCTGCACTCAAAAGGACACAGCATCACAGTTTTGCAATCAGATAAAAGTTGGTACATCAAAGAGGATCCACTATTCTACGAAACAATCACAGTCCCTGTGAAGGCAAGCTTGGATGAAAAAATGCTTGAAGAGGATTTTGTAAAACTTATTGACCTCCTGTGGGCAGAAGGCTCTGTAATCAATTTCCTCAGATTGTTCATTGACATGATGATGAAGTACAAAGACATTCATATTATCTTGAAAGAGATGATTGTCAACATGCTGGAGGATCAAAGGTTAATGAAGAGCCTCCGGGACCGTAACTACGATGTAGTGATCACAGATCCCTGTTGGGGAGGAGGGACAGTGCTGGCTCATTACTTAAAGCTTCCCCTTGTCTACAATGTGCGTTGGCTCACAACTGGAGAAGGGCACTTTGCCATTGCTCCTTCCCCCATTTCTTACATCCCACTTACAGGATCTGGTTTGACAGATAAGATGACTTTCATTCAGAGGGTAAAAAACATGTTATATTTTGTCTTGCTGATCATACAAGAAAGATTTACTGTAAGACCCATATACCAAGAAGTGTGTGATAAATACCTTGGTCCTGGTGCTGATTTCTATATGCTAATGCAGGCTGCAGACATTTGGCTGATGAGAGTTGACTTTGTGTTTGAATTTCCAAGACCCACCATGCCCAATGTTTTTTACATGGGTGGGTTCCAGTGTAAACCAGGAGGTCCTCTACCTCAGCACCTGGAGGACTTTGTTGAGAGCTCTGGAGAACATGGTGTCATTCTCATGTCTTTAGGATCCTTTATCAGTAAGCTTCCCAGCTCTCTAACGGATGAAATAGCTGCTGCTTTTGCTGAGCTGCCCCAGAAGGTCATTTGGAGACACACTGGGGACAAACCAGCAACCCTTGGTAACAATACTTTACTAGTCAACTGGTTACCACAGAATGATCTACTGGGACATCCTAAAGTCAAAGCATTTGTGGCACATGGAGGAACCAATGGAGTCCAAGAAGCCCTGTACCATGGTGTACCAGTCGTGGGACTTCCTTTGTTTTTTGACCAGTATGACAACCTGCTACGGTtacaagagagaggaggggccAGGATTCTTTCTGGTACCAAACTGGATAAAACAGTCTTTCTTCAGGCTCTGCAGGAGGTTCTTCATGATCCATCCTACAGGGTGAACATGCAGAGGCTCTCCAGGCTGCACAAGGACCAGCCAATGAAGCCACTTGACCAAGCTATCTTCTGGATTGAGTTTGTAATGAGACACAAAGGTGCTGCTCACCTGCGGACAGAGTCCTACAAGATGCCCTGGTACGCCTACCACTCACTGGACGTCATAGGGTTCTTAGCAATCATGGctttcactgctgtttttcTTACTGTTATCTGTGTCAGATGTATATGCTGCAGGCTGTGCCTGAAACGAAAATCTAAAATTGAATAA